A stretch of the Uranotaenia lowii strain MFRU-FL chromosome 3, ASM2978415v1, whole genome shotgun sequence genome encodes the following:
- the LOC129753493 gene encoding uncharacterized protein LOC129753493: protein MEVPPAQNEEVSTTTPEEPYSVECVICLEPLSIARRKALECCHCFHECCIDEWLFRKKNCPTCRRDTLVTPRKSAIASRRRMRRNNPLVRDPTTGRRPALASRQRSRSRPNRNPPDG, encoded by the exons ATGGAAGTGCCTCCGGCCCAGAATGAAGAAGTATCTACAACAACTCCCGAAGAACCGTACTCAGT GGAATGTGTTATCTGCCTGGAGCCGCTGTCGATAGCTAGACGGAAGGCACTGGAGTGCTGTCACTGTTTCCACGAGTGCTGCATCGATGAGTGGCTGTTCCGGAAGAAGAACTGTCCAACCTGCCGCCGAGATACGCTGGTAACGCCCCGGAAGTCAGCCATTGCATCGAGACGGAGGATGCGCCGGAATAATCCGCTGGTCCGAGATCCTACTACCGGTCGCAGACCTGCTCTGGCATCCCGGCAGCGATCACGCTCCCGACCGAATCGAAACCCTCCTGACGGTTAG